In one Nicotiana sylvestris chromosome 8, ASM39365v2, whole genome shotgun sequence genomic region, the following are encoded:
- the LOC138874758 gene encoding uncharacterized protein gives MVGYAKFMKELVTKKHSMDCETINMTHQVSAIVHSMAPKLEDPSAFTIPGTIESADFAKALCDLGASINFMPYIVFKTLGIGKPRSTSLRLHMADKTMKRPLGIIDDVLVRVDKFILPADFVILDCKHPNSIEVCSFVDLVTSVIVDDTSAMINVEDPLEAVLLNLNVNDDEG, from the exons atggtgggctatgctaaattcatgaaggaattggttacaaagaagcattctatggattgtgaaacaaTAAATATGACTCACCaggttagtgctatagtgcattcaatggccccgaagcttgaagatcccagtgctttcaccattcctggCACCATTGAGAGTGCAgattttgctaaggctctatgcgatttgggggctagtatcaattttaTGCCATACATAGTTTTCAAAACCttgggtattgggaaacctaGGTCGACTTCCTTGAGATTACATATGGCGGATaaaacgatgaagagaccattgggtattattgatgatgtgcttgtccgggtggacaaatttatcttgccagctgactttgtgatcttggattgtaag catcCCAACAGTatcgaggtgtgctcttttgtggacctcgtcacatcagtgatagttgatgacaccagtgcaatgattaaTGTGGAAGATCCATTGGAGGCCGTATTGCTGAATCTtaatgtcaatgatgatgagggctga
- the LOC104245234 gene encoding probable NAD(P)H dehydrogenase (quinone) FQR1-like 1 produces MATKVYIVYYSMYGHVEKLAQEIKKGAASVEGVEAKLWQVPETLSEEVLAKMSAPGKGDAPMITPDELAEADGFVFGFPTRFGMMPAQFKAFLDATGGLWKTQQLAGKPAGIFYSTGSQGGGQETTALTAITQLVHHGMIFVPIGYTFGGGMFEMEKIKGGSPYGAGTFVGDGSRQPTELELEQAFHQGKYIATITKKLKASA; encoded by the exons ATGGCAACAAAAGTCTACATTGT TTACTATTCAATGTATGGGCATGTTGAGAAGCTGGCACAAGAGATTAAGAAAGGTGCTGCATCAGTTGAAGGTGTTGAAGCTAAGCTATGGCAG GTACCAGAAACTCTATCAGAAGAAGTTCTTGCAAAGATGAGTGCACCTGGGAAAGGTGATGCACCAATGATTACACCAGATGAACTTGCTGAGGCAGATGGCTTTGTATTTGGGTTCCCAACTAGATTTGGGATGATGCCTGCTCAATTTAAGGCTTTTCTTGATGCAACTGGTGGTCTTTGGAAAACTCAACAACTTGCTGGAAAACCAGCAGGAATTTTCTATAGCACTGGTTCTCAAGGAGGTGGCCAAGAGACTACCGC GTTGACAGCCATAACACAGCTTGTTCACCATGGAATGATCTTTGTTCCAATTGGCTATACATTTGGAGGAGGGATGTTCGAGATGGAGAAAATCAAAGGTGGAAGTCCGTATGGTGCTGGAACTTTTGTTGGCGATGGCTCAAGACAGCCAACAGAGCTtgaattggaacaagcttttcatcaGGGGAAATACATTGCTACCATCACTAAGAAGCTCAAAGCCTCTGCTTAA